In Wolinella succinogenes DSM 1740, a single genomic region encodes these proteins:
- the modD gene encoding ModD protein, translating to MNQEIERLWREDADYIDWTTLGLGIGEKRGEISFSAKRGGVISGIKEALSLGEACGVELEALVKEGAWVEAGEEILRGEGKAIALHKAWKVTQNLLEYLSGIATFTHEMVTCAKKINPSIEILTTRKNFPGSKRLMLQAILSGGAWPHRLGLFDSVLVFEQHRVFLETPAELEQAFKALKRRLLEKKIAVEVSDFEEAKLFASWGADILQCEKMELGELARCVELKRAYPSLLLSATGGVKIENVMKIAQSGVDFVVTSAPYHANPLDIKVRMKKRSEG from the coding sequence GTGAATCAAGAGATAGAGCGATTATGGCGAGAAGATGCGGACTATATCGACTGGACGACCTTGGGGCTTGGGATTGGAGAGAAGAGAGGAGAGATATCCTTTAGCGCCAAGAGGGGGGGCGTCATCTCTGGAATCAAAGAGGCGCTCTCTTTGGGTGAGGCCTGCGGAGTTGAGCTTGAAGCCTTAGTCAAAGAGGGCGCTTGGGTGGAGGCGGGTGAAGAGATTTTGCGAGGTGAAGGGAAGGCGATCGCTTTGCATAAGGCGTGGAAAGTGACTCAAAACCTCCTTGAATACCTAAGCGGAATCGCCACTTTCACCCACGAAATGGTCACTTGCGCCAAAAAAATCAACCCCTCTATTGAGATTCTCACCACGCGCAAAAATTTTCCCGGGAGCAAGCGCCTAATGCTTCAGGCGATTTTGAGCGGAGGAGCATGGCCGCATCGATTGGGGCTTTTTGATTCGGTTTTGGTTTTTGAACAGCATCGAGTCTTTTTGGAGACTCCTGCGGAGCTAGAGCAAGCTTTTAAAGCGCTCAAAAGGCGTCTTTTGGAGAAGAAGATTGCGGTTGAGGTGAGCGATTTTGAGGAGGCGAAACTCTTTGCCTCTTGGGGTGCAGATATTTTGCAGTGCGAGAAGATGGAGTTAGGGGAGCTGGCGCGTTGCGTGGAGCTTAAGCGCGCCTATCCTTCGTTGCTTCTCTCAGCTACAGGGGGCGTGAAGATTGAAAATGTGATGAAGATCGCCCAAAGCGGGGTGGATTTTGTTGTCACCTCAGCCCCCTACCATGCCAATCCTTTAGATATCAAAGTTCGGATGAAAAAAAGGAGCGAGGGATGA
- a CDS encoding molybdate ABC transporter permease subunit has product MLEPWLWNPLVLTLQIASWTFLFHALFGIALAWTLSGKPHPLKGIVDIFITIPIVFPPIALGFLLLLLLGKNGILGAPLKEFGIEIVFAPLGVLIASFLAGLPLVVKPIQSALDEQDRIYSEASYVLGKGKFQTFYRVLLPSISKVIFSSLFLGLGRSFGEVGITLMLGGNIIGETDTMSLAIYNHAFSGETEKALVLCAVLGAFSLMVFGILRKMAYRN; this is encoded by the coding sequence GTGTTAGAACCTTGGCTTTGGAATCCTTTGGTTTTGACACTCCAGATTGCCTCATGGACCTTTCTTTTTCATGCCCTCTTTGGAATCGCTTTGGCGTGGACGCTCTCAGGCAAGCCTCACCCCCTCAAAGGCATAGTGGATATTTTCATCACGATTCCTATCGTTTTTCCCCCTATTGCTTTGGGGTTTTTACTGCTTCTGCTTTTGGGAAAAAATGGAATTTTGGGCGCACCCCTTAAAGAGTTCGGGATTGAGATCGTTTTCGCTCCTTTGGGAGTGCTCATCGCTTCGTTTCTAGCGGGATTGCCTTTGGTGGTCAAACCCATTCAAAGCGCTTTGGATGAGCAGGACAGAATCTATTCTGAGGCCTCGTATGTGCTTGGCAAGGGGAAATTTCAGACCTTTTATCGGGTGTTGCTCCCCTCTATCTCGAAGGTGATCTTCTCCTCGCTCTTTTTGGGATTGGGGCGCTCTTTTGGAGAGGTGGGAATCACCTTGATGCTAGGGGGTAATATCATTGGTGAGACTGATACGATGAGTCTTGCTATCTACAATCACGCCTTTAGTGGCGAGACAGAGAAAGCCTTAGTGCTTTGTGCAGTGCTGGGGGCTTTTTCTTTAATGGTTTTTGGCATACTACGAAAAATGGCTTATCGAAATTAA
- the modA gene encoding molybdate ABC transporter substrate-binding protein, producing the protein MKKLFGGLGLGLLLSSWLVAGDLYMAGGAGYKRPLEAIAKAFEAKSSHQVKMMFGNMQQVSAQIKESDKISLFFGDEKFIQKLGIPHEEKVELGEGKLMLVFSKDSKAALEMASLATPLVKSVGIPDTKSAIYGIAGEEALRRSGVWEKMSDKLKVLQTVPQVSAYLVSGDLDAGLINKTDYIGIKEKVGQALEVDSKLYSPIKIIGVVLKGKEGEAEVRAMLEFLKSPEAREILRAHGL; encoded by the coding sequence ATGAAAAAGTTATTTGGGGGGCTCGGATTAGGGCTTCTTCTCTCTTCTTGGCTTGTGGCGGGAGACCTCTATATGGCAGGGGGTGCAGGGTATAAGCGCCCCTTGGAGGCGATCGCGAAAGCTTTTGAGGCAAAGAGTTCTCACCAAGTAAAGATGATGTTTGGAAATATGCAACAGGTGAGTGCTCAGATCAAGGAGAGTGATAAAATTTCCCTTTTTTTTGGGGATGAGAAGTTTATTCAAAAGCTTGGGATTCCCCATGAGGAGAAGGTGGAACTTGGCGAGGGCAAGCTGATGCTTGTATTCTCTAAGGATTCTAAAGCAGCCTTGGAGATGGCCTCTCTTGCGACCCCTTTGGTCAAAAGCGTGGGGATTCCCGATACCAAGAGCGCCATCTATGGAATCGCTGGAGAGGAGGCGCTTCGCCGCTCAGGAGTCTGGGAAAAGATGAGCGACAAACTCAAGGTGCTCCAGACGGTACCACAGGTGAGCGCCTATTTGGTGAGTGGTGATTTGGATGCGGGCTTGATCAACAAGACGGACTACATCGGAATCAAAGAGAAGGTGGGACAAGCCCTTGAGGTTGATTCTAAGCTCTATTCACCCATTAAAATTATTGGCGTGGTTTTAAAAGGCAAAGAGGGAGAGGCTGAAGTGCGCGCCATGTTAGAATTTTTGAAGAGCCCCGAGGCTAGAGAGATTTTGAGGGCGCATGGCCTTTAA
- the modA gene encoding molybdate ABC transporter substrate-binding protein produces MKKLGILLGILALSVQLYAEKINVFVAASARHAVTEIKDEFLKNRKNDEIELNFGASGKAYQQLKNGFPYDMFFSADAKYAAQIEQDGNAGSAPAIYAMGVVALYALDEKLLEGGVESLVNEKFKHISIASPKVAPYGVAAVEILQSYGIFEKVEKRIVMGDNISQAVHFVDSGAAEIGLVAYSLLRQGDGAKGEYITIDPSKYSPMAQSFVITKKAKDSDLAKAFAEYVVSDRARAIFEKYGFNAPAKK; encoded by the coding sequence ATGAAGAAGCTAGGAATCCTTCTGGGAATATTGGCCTTAAGTGTTCAGCTCTATGCAGAGAAGATCAATGTATTTGTCGCAGCGAGTGCTCGCCATGCGGTGACGGAGATCAAGGATGAGTTTCTCAAAAATCGCAAAAATGATGAGATTGAGCTCAATTTTGGCGCCTCAGGCAAGGCCTACCAACAGCTCAAAAATGGCTTTCCCTATGATATGTTTTTTTCTGCTGATGCCAAATATGCGGCTCAGATTGAGCAAGATGGAAACGCAGGCTCCGCGCCAGCGATTTATGCTATGGGCGTGGTGGCACTCTATGCCTTGGACGAGAAGCTCCTAGAGGGGGGCGTAGAGAGTTTGGTAAATGAGAAGTTTAAGCACATCTCAATCGCTAGCCCCAAGGTTGCCCCTTATGGTGTTGCTGCGGTTGAGATTCTTCAGAGCTATGGAATCTTCGAAAAAGTAGAAAAAAGAATCGTCATGGGGGATAATATCTCTCAAGCCGTCCACTTTGTGGATAGCGGTGCGGCAGAGATTGGTTTGGTCGCTTACTCTTTGCTTCGACAAGGGGATGGAGCTAAGGGCGAATATATCACGATTGATCCCTCGAAATACTCGCCCATGGCGCAATCTTTTGTCATCACCAAAAAAGCCAAAGATAGCGATTTAGCCAAAGCATTTGCTGAATATGTTGTTTCAGATAGGGCTAGAGCGATTTTTGAAAAGTATGGCTTCAATGCTCCTGCAAAAAAATAG
- a CDS encoding TOBE domain-containing protein gives MEIEGRLWIKRQKASFLGRGRVELLEQIKREGSISKAAKAMQMSYKAAWDAVDAMNNLSPTPLVERTSGGKGGGGTLITPEGEEAIKAFRELERIQERLFEVLGDSVEDWQEAMERARRINMKTSARNQINGKVSVITRGSVNSEVALEIGGGTIYAIITNESLEEMGLEVGMEAYAIIKASWVMIGVGDPKGLSARNRLKGVLQEVVEGAVNGEVKIKVGEKLLTAIITNEAIRELELKAGMEAYAIIKASHVLLGV, from the coding sequence ATGGAGATTGAAGGAAGGCTTTGGATCAAGCGCCAAAAGGCAAGCTTTTTAGGCAGAGGTAGAGTGGAGCTCCTCGAACAGATTAAGAGGGAAGGCTCCATCTCCAAAGCGGCCAAGGCAATGCAGATGAGCTACAAAGCGGCTTGGGATGCAGTGGATGCGATGAACAACCTCTCTCCCACGCCCTTGGTGGAGCGCACCAGCGGAGGTAAAGGAGGAGGAGGAACACTCATCACTCCTGAGGGTGAGGAGGCCATCAAGGCGTTTAGAGAACTGGAGCGAATCCAAGAGAGACTTTTTGAGGTGTTGGGCGATTCCGTAGAGGATTGGCAAGAGGCGATGGAGAGAGCAAGGAGAATCAATATGAAAACGAGTGCAAGAAACCAAATCAACGGTAAGGTGAGTGTGATCACTCGGGGTTCGGTGAACTCTGAAGTGGCGCTTGAGATTGGGGGTGGAACGATCTATGCCATCATCACCAACGAATCCCTAGAAGAGATGGGGCTTGAAGTGGGCATGGAAGCCTATGCGATCATCAAGGCTAGTTGGGTGATGATTGGCGTGGGTGACCCCAAAGGTTTGAGTGCGAGAAATCGACTCAAAGGTGTTTTGCAAGAGGTGGTCGAGGGAGCGGTCAATGGCGAGGTGAAGATTAAGGTAGGCGAAAAACTCCTCACGGCTATTATCACCAATGAAGCCATCAGAGAGCTGGAGTTGAAGGCGGGCATGGAAGCCTACGCCATCATCAAAGCCAGCCATGTACTCTTGGGCGTGTGA
- a CDS encoding 3-isopropylmalate dehydratase small subunit, with protein MNIQQGKVWKFGENIDTDLIIAARYLNTSDPQVLASHVMEDARPDFLQHFTKGDFIVAGENFGCGSSREHAPVALKTAGVSAVIAKSFARIFYRNSFNTGLPILEVKETDEIREGDTLEVDMAQGTIKNLTRNQTYAFKPIPPFMMELLESGGLIEHAKAKIAQGVL; from the coding sequence ATGAATATCCAACAAGGAAAAGTGTGGAAGTTCGGAGAGAACATCGATACCGACCTCATCATCGCCGCGCGCTACCTCAACACCAGCGACCCCCAAGTGTTAGCCAGCCATGTTATGGAGGACGCTAGACCTGACTTCCTCCAGCACTTCACCAAGGGTGACTTTATTGTTGCGGGTGAAAATTTTGGTTGCGGAAGCAGTCGCGAGCACGCACCCGTAGCGCTCAAAACCGCGGGCGTGAGTGCAGTCATCGCCAAGAGCTTCGCGCGAATCTTTTATCGCAACTCCTTCAACACAGGGCTTCCTATTCTTGAAGTTAAAGAGACCGATGAGATTAGAGAGGGTGATACCCTTGAAGTGGATATGGCCCAAGGCACCATCAAGAATCTCACCCGAAATCAAACCTACGCCTTCAAACCCATTCCTCCCTTTATGATGGAGCTTTTAGAGAGTGGCGGGCTCATCGAACACGCCAAAGCGAAAATTGCCCAAGGAGTCTTATAA
- the leuB gene encoding 3-isopropylmalate dehydrogenase yields the protein MKKYEIAIIKGDGIGPEIVDEAKKVLDAISYSHGFELSYHDYLMGGIAVDRAGVPLPDETIEGCLRADAVLFGAIGGEKWDSLPRELRPESGLLKLRKSLEIFANLRPTVVYDELIEASTLKESVIKGVDILVVRELIGGIYFGEPKGREGDKAFNTMVYSVPEIERIAHVAFKAAMRRQKRVCSVDKANVLDVSQLWRETVTRIAKEYPEVELSHMYIDNAAMQLIRNPKQFDVILTGNLFGDILSDEASMLSGSIGLLPSASIGGKAALYEPIHGSAPDIAGQGIANPIATIASASMMLRHSLGEVEAADAIDKAIVKTLKEGYRTKDIAAFGAKEICTTDEMGSIIANYAAKKGE from the coding sequence ATGAAAAAATATGAGATTGCGATCATCAAAGGTGATGGAATCGGTCCTGAAATCGTTGATGAGGCCAAAAAAGTCCTCGATGCCATCTCCTACTCCCATGGCTTCGAGCTCTCCTATCACGACTATCTCATGGGTGGAATCGCCGTGGATAGGGCAGGTGTACCCCTGCCTGATGAGACCATTGAGGGGTGTTTGAGGGCGGATGCCGTCCTTTTTGGGGCCATCGGAGGAGAGAAGTGGGATTCGCTTCCCAGAGAGCTTCGGCCTGAGAGTGGGCTCTTAAAACTCCGCAAATCTTTAGAGATTTTTGCCAATCTCCGACCCACCGTGGTCTATGATGAGCTGATCGAAGCCAGCACCCTCAAAGAATCGGTGATCAAGGGAGTGGATATTCTAGTGGTTAGAGAGCTCATCGGAGGAATCTACTTTGGGGAACCCAAGGGCAGAGAGGGAGATAAGGCGTTCAACACCATGGTCTACTCTGTGCCTGAAATTGAACGGATTGCCCATGTTGCCTTTAAAGCCGCCATGCGCCGCCAAAAGCGCGTCTGCTCTGTGGATAAAGCCAATGTCTTGGATGTGAGCCAGCTTTGGCGCGAAACAGTCACAAGAATTGCCAAAGAGTATCCAGAGGTGGAGCTAAGCCATATGTATATCGACAATGCCGCGATGCAGCTTATCCGCAACCCCAAGCAGTTTGATGTGATTCTCACAGGCAATCTTTTTGGGGATATTCTAAGCGATGAGGCAAGCATGCTAAGCGGTTCTATTGGACTGCTCCCCTCCGCCTCTATCGGGGGTAAAGCTGCCTTGTATGAGCCTATCCATGGCTCTGCTCCTGATATCGCTGGACAAGGTATCGCCAATCCCATCGCCACCATCGCCTCAGCCTCCATGATGCTCCGCCACTCCCTGGGAGAGGTCGAGGCCGCCGATGCGATTGATAAGGCGATCGTCAAAACCCTCAAAGAGGGCTACCGCACCAAAGATATCGCCGCCTTTGGAGCCAAAGAGATTTGCACCACGGATGAAATGGGCTCCATTATCGCCAACTACGCCGCTAAAAAAGGTGAGTGA
- a CDS encoding CiaD-like domain-containing protein, with translation MELKEAILSTLAELQETPTSKNSESFGTPEETIQAPLSPQSPQITPLPPEEKPLPAFIAPLLEPESASNEMREEERRFLEGLRERVLVLFEGMQSPNNRNIEAKVELTLNFFEYLLSVIDERLEKKN, from the coding sequence ATGGAACTAAAAGAGGCGATTTTATCCACTCTCGCGGAGCTCCAAGAGACTCCCACCTCAAAAAATAGCGAATCTTTTGGCACTCCAGAGGAGACTATTCAAGCTCCTCTCTCCCCCCAGTCTCCCCAAATCACCCCGCTCCCCCCTGAAGAGAAGCCTCTTCCTGCCTTCATCGCCCCTCTCTTGGAGCCTGAGAGTGCTTCTAATGAGATGCGCGAAGAGGAGAGGCGCTTTTTGGAAGGATTGCGCGAGCGTGTATTGGTACTCTTTGAAGGGATGCAATCCCCAAACAACCGCAATATAGAGGCCAAGGTCGAGCTGACTCTCAACTTTTTTGAATATCTACTTTCCGTCATTGACGAGCGGCTTGAGAAGAAAAACTAG